In Scylla paramamosain isolate STU-SP2022 unplaced genomic scaffold, ASM3559412v1 Contig113, whole genome shotgun sequence, a single genomic region encodes these proteins:
- the LOC135099251 gene encoding skin secretory protein xP2-like, which yields MGAKSSRLSVEARLSLLGECGVDAVRLSRPRSGAAVGGGGALWPPLPSGKGPRGGEAPCVGSGGQPEYGQAGRLGPGDTHQGALPGRRRNSLLSGPAPEGPPGRTEVHYGGASRRFVLQPGRRSGCPRGAGAGLPRALLQQQESGQPPQAPQEDQAVRVPEAGQEAGPAPEAGQVVVASPGHEAGHAPEAGQVVAASPGHEACPAPEAGQVVAASLGHEVGPSPEAGQVVAASPGKEAGPAPEAGQVVAASPGKDSLGLWVSAPSPEEGQKEARSATTPVEDEGAGLVLRG from the coding sequence ATGGGAGCAAAAAGCAGTCGACTGTCAGTGGAGGCACGGCTGAGCCTCCTGGGCGAGTGTGGCGTGGACGCCGTGAGGCTGTCCCGCCCCCGCTCGggggctgctgtgggagggggaggcgctctctggcctcctttaccttccggcAAGGGGCCGAGGGGGGGCGAAGCCCCTTGTGTCGGATCAGGCGGCCAGCCTGAATATGGACAAGCTGGCCGCCTTGGACCAGGAGACACCCATCAGGGTGCACTGCCTGGCAGGAGGCGCAACAGTCTTCTGTCAGGACCTGCCCCTGAGGGACCTCCTGGCCGGACTGAAGTACACTACGGCGGGGCGTCACGCCGTTTTGTACTTCAGCCTGGCCGGAGGTCTGGGTGTCCAcggggggcaggggcagggctgCCCCGTGCTCTTTTGCAACAGCAAGAGAGTGGGCAGCCGCCCCAAGCCCCCCAAGAGGACCAGGCTGTCCGCGTCCcagaggcggggcaggaggccggccccgccccagaggctggccaggtggtggtggccagcccGGGGCACGAGGCCGGCcacgcccctgaggctggccaggtggtggcggccagcccagggcacgaggcctgccccgccccagaggctggccaggtggtggcggccagcctggGACACGAGGTCGGCCcctcccctgaggctggccaggtggtggcggccagcccggggaaggaGGCCGGAcccgcccctgaggctggccaggtggtggcggccagcccggggaaggaTAGCCTGGGCCTGTGGGTCTCGGCCCCCAGCCCGGAGGAGGGGCAAAAGGAGGCCAGGAGCGCCACGACCCCCGTGGAGGACGAGGGAGCGGGGCTCGTCCtccgagga